The genomic DNA atttaaacagttaaaagcaaaataataagTAAAAGCAAAAGTTATCTTTCGATGTTCACCTATCAAGCAAAATAACCTAAAAAAACCGACCACTTACACAAATTCGAAACTAAAACACCTTAAACAAATGGTATCTCTAAATtgcaaacacatcaaacgaatgtataacacatatattttttttttttgacttgGATGACACGCTTTCTGATGTAAACAATGACTGATAagcctggttttatagctaacttaacttttcacttgtatgacagtcgcttAAATTACGGAACTATCAAGAGGACAAATCTCATCAGTCTAGAACAAAGATCGATATAAATACAAGGTTTAGGAATTTGTCGAACGATTTTTTTAACAACGGGACCTGAATTACGCAATAGCTATTTTTATTTAGGATTTGCATAAGGAACAGAATGATTACCGATCTAGTATCAAGAACACAACAGGCTTGACCGCAGCATGTAAATGAAGTGTGTCTAATAATGTCACCGACATTGCATGACTCCTGACAATAAGAGCCTTCACCTCGTAACTTGCACACAGAAGTCTCAAAACCTGTACAAAAAAAGCAATATTGAAAGCAttaatgtttcttgaaaaatttatttaaacatgcATTATTTAGGTAAGCCGACTGTTattcttttgaaacatcaagtTATTATCGCATCCAGAATTTTTGCTATCTGGAACATTTTTCGGGATTCGGTGCTTTATGTTGTGCATTTGAATGGAAGGTTGAATGTAAAAGATAAAggtaatcaattttattttttcatttatatagagaaaaaaaatatttgagtgTTGAGTATTTCCCATTTCTGTCATAGTCTTGGACATTACAACCTCTGCATCGAATATATATTCCATTTGTAGCATTTGTAGCACACATATATACTTCACATAGACATTGTTGAAATAAATTTGGGTTAGACAAATTTgcaagaatttaaaaaaaatattataaaaactacTACACTAGTGTACTATATATGGTCTAAGTATATAGATCAGTGCTgaattggttttgttttgttatcgcACTTTTAAAGAACGGGGTGTggcaaaatatataaagataaagGCTGTTGCGGtgatgtgtctttttttttgttgcattcGTTTACAAATATTTAGGTGATGAGATTTTATTTGAGAATTTCATAAACGTGTCGTTGCAATAGTAAAAGTGTGTTCTTGTTCtaaatttttaatgtaatatgATTATCAGTTAAGCAAGAAGACCGTGCATATTGAGAACATTATCTATTTCATATGAGTCAAACGTGCATGGAGTACAGCAAACTTGATCACCACAACACAATGAAGAGTCTACGTTGCCAAGACCACCATCACAAGTAGCGTTGCTTGGAATACAAGATGAACCTTTTGGGCACATAtctaaagttttgaaaaatgtaataaaaaattgaaacattaaaacatgtaaatatattaaGCGGGTAAACATTAATTTATACACTTTACGACGTCTGCTGGATACCAATAGACAGACACAAATACAGTTATGTCATCATGCttcagagataaaaaaaaaaataggacaaTATAGTTAAATG from Mytilus trossulus isolate FHL-02 chromosome 8, PNRI_Mtr1.1.1.hap1, whole genome shotgun sequence includes the following:
- the LOC134682152 gene encoding keratin-associated protein 9-1-like; this encodes MKFVGTLLFVGAVLMTGQTEANVNCGCIRRGGKCSNSSDCPTTGGEQMKLNVNCRQAKACCKCTDMCPKGSSCIPSNATCDGGLGNVDSSLCCGDQVCCTPCFETSVCKLRGEGSYCQESCNVGDIIRHTSFTCCGQACCVLDTRSGR